In Engraulis encrasicolus isolate BLACKSEA-1 chromosome 15, IST_EnEncr_1.0, whole genome shotgun sequence, the following proteins share a genomic window:
- the LOC134464183 gene encoding zinc finger protein 239-like: MASAEVNSPLQLMRSVKEETEEFSLADSPSQLNIKEEEGEEFPGSPSQLNIKGEERGEFPGSPEQLNVNKETEQFPGSPPQLRSLYEDSEENRSGHQLHSGSSGEEFRGKTHSSALTTERPYVCSQCDQSFKRKDELQIHQRVHTGEKPFSCTDCGKSFSHSSNFHQHRRVHTGERPFPCSQCDKSFKTKGSLNKHQLVHTGEKPFSCSDCGKTFSRLCILRKHCLCHTEEKPYACSQCDKSFKRKAELQIHLRVHTGEKPFSCTECGKSFSESSTLYRHRRVHTGERPYVCSQCDKSFKTKGNLNAHQVVHTGEKPFSCSDCGKTFPHLFMLRKHCLCHTEERPYACSQCDKSFKTKGNLNAHQVVHTGEKPFSCIDCGKSFSESSN; the protein is encoded by the exons ATGGCCTCTGCAGAAGTCAACTCTCCACTCCAGCTGATGAGGAGCgtcaaagaagagacagaggagttcaGCTTAGCTGACTCTCCATCccagctgaacataaaagaagaagagggagaagagttcCCTGGGTCTCCATCGCAGCTGAAcataaaaggagaagagagaggagagttccctggttctccaGAACAGCTGAACGTAAATAAAGAGACAGAGCAGTTCCCTGGTTCTCCACCTCAGCTGAGGAGCTTATATGAGGACAGCGAGGAGAATAGATCTG GGCATCAGCTCCACAGCGGTTCCAGTGGAGAGGAGTTTCGTGGAAAAACACATTCTTCTGCCCTGACTACAGAGAGGCCGTACGTCTGCAGTCAGTGTGACCagagctttaagagaaaagatgagctccaaatccaccagcgtgttcacacaggggagaaaccattttcatgcaccgactgtggaaagagtttctcacattCTTCTAACTTCCACCAACATCGTCgcgttcacactggagagaggccgttcccttgcagtcagtgtgacaagagctttaagactaaAGGAAGCCTCAACAAACACCAGctcgttcacacaggggagaaaccattttcatgcagtgACTGCGGAAAAACCTTTTCACGGCTGTGTATCCTTCGCAAACATTGTCTTTGTCACACTGAAGAGAAGCCgtatgcttgcagtcagtgtgacaagagctttaagagaaaagCAGAGCTCCAAATCCACCTGcgcgttcacacaggggagaaacctttTTCATGCACCgaatgtggaaagagtttctcagagTCTTCTACCCTCTACAGACACCGCCgcgttcacactggagagaggccgtacgtttgcagtcagtgtgacaagagctttaagactaaAGGAAACCTCAACGCACACCAGgtcgttcacacaggggagaaaccattttcatgcagtgACTGCGGAAAAACCTTTCCACACCTATTTATGCTTCGCAAACATTGTCTTTGTCACACTGAAGAGAGGCCgtatgcttgcagtcagtgtgacaagagctttaagactaaAGGAAACCTCAACGCACACCAGgtcgttcacacaggggagaaaccattctCATGTatcgactgtggaaagagtttctcagagTCTTCTaattag